In one window of Mercurialis annua linkage group LG4, ddMerAnnu1.2, whole genome shotgun sequence DNA:
- the LOC126676537 gene encoding uncharacterized protein LOC126676537 isoform X1 has translation MGKSTKKVAAKKQQQKRGVDFKKIKRKLGRKLPPPTNATNTEIKSKAIVLPEQSVASDKTGLAVNKKGLTLKELLQQTSHHNAKVRKVALIGMMDLLLKYPDELKAHKYTIIEKLRERISDDNKLVRDNLYDLLKSVVLPGCKEDNQVPLISLMMAYIFNAMIHLAVEVRLTAFKFFDLVVQHHPPAFSVYAEKVLQNYGDILRKNQFYLEDKGKLKDVLAGLVRCLSLLPSNITESVSIEKKVIDQKMLHAFEPDMPTESAEFPVIFSKIKDLLPILVSCFQDFIPLIHSMPSLDAQSFDCMLSILRSIDLVVRFLVYGTDKGNSETHHSLWDPNTLSVSLKKLFAMFPLNPVHHLSEKDDDRYFSLNIMIAETFLQLSERIYPPAVLLEKFLAFIEHALLGKVWSDTRSGRAAREKQIITLIPFIPKLVAQVTHNWKSRLLQAFKKIFLDSCPESPAKMVCLAAIEEMLFSGEGILNSDVNASEITDHQVAWIRELPLLLILLGDSHDSSSQTVLHLLLRLGQCSISNSFLALEYDNIQYSLQSFYCTYEKGNWSYGPFIKLSRESQELALCCLYYFSHLDPLLLKSIASCCFSPELDTLILFRMIEVFHSAYKAGHVQIADHISFLVTVVSCFRVVPENLSPLTEDVKTSNRGTLKSLGRVVCSCLSEMGDNSLVLLILERIIIQQILSKPPLDNANAMIRMLVALDSKPTRLSEQNIVALSNFLPRYLIDVVHNLPGDDGERMRRYFLLPCFFLLDRSHKLLTLVLNVMSSLIIDGNSLSSGDRSHYTTSHSVRIKAIVSVLLLMHRDTKIKQLISSLKSEVDLISQNICSLQTSEAHNLSVGERLKIQSALDQLRTMVSSLPQEMQIA, from the exons ATGGGGAAGTCTACTAAGAAGGTCGCAGCAAAGAAACAGCAGCAAAAGCGCGGTGTTGATTTCAAg AAAATTAAGCGGAAGCTCGGAAGAAAACTGCCGCCGCCTACGAATGCTACCAACACTGAAATTAAATCCAAAG CCATTGTTCTTCCTGAGCAGAGTGTAGCCTCAGATAAAACTGGTTTAGCTGTTAATAAGAAAGGTTTGACATTGAAAGAGCTTCTTCAACAAACTTCCCATCATAATGCAAAAGTTCGCAAAG TTGCGTTGATTGGTATGATGGATTTACTCCTAAAGTATCCAGATGAGCTGAAAGCGCACAAATATACGATTATAGAAAAACTACGGGAGCGCATAAGTGATGATAATAAATTGGTTCGAGATAACCTTTATGACCTTCTTAAGTCGGTGGTTTTACCTGGCTGTAAAGAG GATAATCAAGTGCCTTTGATTTCTTTAATGATGGCCTACATATTTAATGCAATGATTCATTTAGCAGTTGAAGTACGGCTTACAGCTTTCAAGTTCTTTGATCTTGTTGTACAACATCATCCTCCTGCATTTTCCGTATATGCTGAAAAG GTTCTCCAAAATTATGGGGATATTCTGCGGAAGAACCAATTTTATTTGGAAGACAAGGGCAAGCTCAAGGACGTGCTTGCTGGTTTAGTGCGATGCTTGTCTCTGTTGCCATCAAATATAACAGAATCTGTTTCAATTGAGAAG AAAGTCATTGACCAAAAAATGTTGCATGCTTTTGAGCCTGACATGCCTACAGAATCTGCTG AGTTTCCTGTCATCTTCAGTAAAATAAAGGATTTGCTTCCAATTCTAGTCAGTTGCTTCCAAGATTTTATTCCATTAATACATAGTATGCCATCGTTGGATGCACAATCATTTGATTGCATGCTAAGCATACTTCGGAGCATTGATCTTGTTGTCAGGTTTTTGGTTTATGGAACTGACAAGGGTAATTCAGAAACACATCATTCTTTGTGGGATCCAAATACCTTGTCTGTTTCACTAAAGAAATTGTTTGCCATGTTTCCGCTCAATCCAGTGCATCACCTTTCAGAAAAG GATGATGACAGATATTTTTCCCTGAACATAATGATCGCTGAAACATTTCTACAATTAAGTGAACGCATCTACCCTCCTGCTGTGTTACTAGAGAAATTTCTTGCATTTATAGAGCATGCACTGCTTGGAAAG GTCTGGAGTGACACAAGGTCTGGCAGAGCAGCAAGAGAAAAGCAGATAATAACACTGATTCCATTTATCCCAAAACTTGTAGCACAAGTGACCCATAATTGGAAGTCTCGTCTTCTACAG GCATTTAAGAAGATATTCCTTGATTCCTGTCCAGAGTCTCCAGCAAAGATGGTTTGCCTTGCTGCCATCGAAGAAATGCTTTTTTCT GGAGAGGGCATACTTAATTCAGATGTAAATGCTTCAGAAATTACGGACCATCAAGTTGCTTGGATCAGAGAGCTGCCTCTGTTGCTAATCCTCTTAGGTGACAGTCATGATTCCTCTTCCCAG ACTGTGCTGCATCTTCTGCTTCGCCTGGGTCAATGTTCTATTAGCAACTCCTTCCTGGCACTGGAATATGACAACATCCAGTACTCACTGCAAAGTTTTTACTGCACGTATGAGAAAG GGAATTGGAGCTATGGTCCTTTCATCAAACTCTCGAGGGAATCTCAAGAACTCGCTCTTTGTTGTCTTTACTATTTCTCTCACCTGGATCCACTTCTGCTGAAATCTATAGCTTCTTGTTGTTTTT CTCCTGAGTTGGATACTTTGATATTGTTTCGGATGATAGAGGTTTTTCATTCAGCCTATAAGGCAGGCCATGTTCAGATAGCTGATCACATTAGCTTCTTGGTCACTGTGGTCTCCTGTTTCAGAGTTGTCCCAG AAAATTTATCTCCTTTAACAGAAGATGTGAAGACCTCGAATCGTGGAACTCTCAAGTCATTGGGCAGGGTTGTTTGCTCTTGTCTGTCAGAGATGGGTGATAATTCTCTAGTTCTCCTGATACTGGAGAGAATAATAATTCAGCAGATT TTATCGAAGCCACCTCTAGACAATGCCAATGCTATGATCAGAATGCTTGTTGCACTGGACTCCAAACCCACAAGACTCTCTGAACAGAATATTGTTGCTTTGAGCAATTTCCTTCCAAGATATCTAATTGATGTTGTCCAT AATCTTCCAGGAGATGATGGTGAGCGAATGAGGCGCTATTTTCTTCTTCCTTGCTTTTTCTTGTTGGATAGAAGCCACAAACTTCTAACTCTTGTGTTGAATGTGATGAGCTCGTTGATTATCGATGGTAATTCACTGTCATCTGGTGATCGTTCACATTACACCACCAGCCATTCAGTCAGGATAAAGGCTATTGTTTCCGTCCTACTGCTGATGCATAGGGATACAAAGATTAAGCAACTTATTTCTTCATTGAAGTCTGAAGTTGACCTTATTTCACAAAACATATGCTCTTTACAG ACGTCGGAGGCACATAATCTGAGTGTTGGAGAAAGGCTGAAAATACAAAGTGCATTAGATCAACTAAGGACTATGGTTAGTTCTTTACCTCAGGAGATGCAAATAGCGTAG
- the LOC126676596 gene encoding protein CHROMOSOME TRANSMISSION FIDELITY 7 isoform X2: MQSKINSFFKPSSSSPPPKLNPDTSVPQISDDGTDDLALWEKAQHQFLNIYHRRSPKLANGENRAESNKGDELTKPVSMDLNLNVKQRSKAINNKRSYAQFYLDLGQSDFNLKACSVCGVKYAPGEEGDEKEHKVFHKNYTCGVQFKGFRNERVVRVPCDGGGRIVLVSDCDSSAQRNKEVVSMMEIELGGGWIFHKLCKVYLYISSQRVAGCLVAEPIKEAFKVLPRAEDERLRSASNKKSKLNATTLRFGEIILQREITKKVSTVDSLNELSGNQNGAIICEEDAEPAICGIRAIWVTPSNRRKRIATQLLDAARRSFCMGYSVEQSQLAFSPPSAAGKALASTYTGTSSFLVYKPIAVNNQKLH, from the exons ATGCAATCCAAAATAAACTCCTTTTTCAAACCTTCCTCTTCTTCGCCTCCTCCAAAACTCAACCCAGACACCTCCGTACCTCAAATTTCCGACGACGGTACCGACGATTTGGCTCTCTGGGAGAAAGCCCAACACCAATTTCTCAACATTTACCACCGCAGATCTCCGAAATTAGCTAATGG GGAAAACAGAGCTGAGTCTAACAAAGGAGACGAGTTAACAAAACCAGTCTCAATGGATTTGAATTTAAATGTAAAGCAAAGATCCAAAGCGATAAACAATAAAAGAAGTTATGCACAATTCTATTTGGACTTGGGTCAATCTGATTTCAATTTGAAAGCTTGTTCTGTATGTGGAGTTAAGTATGCGCCGGGAGAAGAAGGAGATGAGAAAGAACATAAAGTATTTCATAAGAATTACACTTGTGGAGTTCAATTCAAG GGTTTTCGGAACGAAAGGGTTGTTCGTGTGCCTTGTGATGGAGGGGGTCGGATTGTTTTGGTGTCGGATTGTGACTCTTCTGCTCAGAGAAATAAG GAAGTAGTGAGTATGATGGAAATTGAGCTTGGAGGTGGATGGATTTTTCATAAGCTCTGTAAG GTGTATCTATATATTTCATCTCAGAGAGTTGCTGGTTGTTTAGTTGCTGAACCAATAAAAGAAGCATTCAAAGTTCTTCCACGCGCAGAAGATGAAAGATTGAGGAGTGCCTCtaataagaaatcaaaattaaacgCAACCACTCTTCGATTTGGAGAAATTATATTGCAGAGAGAAATCACTAAGAAAGTCTCCACTGTTGATTCTCTTAATGAGTTGAGTGGAAACCAGAATGGAGCTATTATTTGTGAAGAAGACGCTGAGCCTGCAATTTGTGGCATTAGAGCAATATGGGTCACTCCCTCTAACAGAAGAAAACGCATTGCCACCCAGCTACTTGATGCTGCGAG GAGAAGCTTTTGCATGGGTTATAGTGTTGAACAATCTCAATTAGCATTTTCACCGCCTTCAGCTGCTGGAAAGGCATTGGCATCAACTTATACAGGCACTTCATCATTCCTGGTATACAAGCCTATAGCAGTTAACAATCAAAAGCTACACTAA
- the LOC126678055 gene encoding nudix hydrolase 26, chloroplastic-like isoform X2: MESCEFARNLGVYRVIGPNYPSKTIEFSGVPLVVTWRGNKPGRVCLRRRVLALESPPQGYRKNVGICLVNPNKQIFAASRINIPDTWQMPQAPYWLTYDFPTQIRHRLNRRWGTNYKGQAQKWFLLKFTGKEEEINLLGDGSEKPEFKHWSWMLPEKVVELAVDFKRPVYEQVMKLFSPYLQPDAETETNVKLCMYEINSSIE, from the exons ATGGAGTCGTGTGAGTTTGCACGAAATCTCGGGGTTTATCGGGTTATAGGACCGAATTACCCTTCGAAAACCATCGAATTTTCGGGGGTGCCATTGGTGGTGACGTGGAGGGGGAATAAACCGGGGAGAGTGTGTTTAAGAAGAAGAGTGTTGGCATTGGAAAGTCCACCTCAAGGGTATAGGAagaacgttgggatttgtttggtTAATCCAAATAAACAG ATATTTGCAGCTTCCAGAATTAATATACCAGATACATGGCAAATGCCTCAg GCTCCATATTGGTTGACATATGACTTCCCCACTCAAATTCGACATAGACTTAATAGGAGATGGGGTACCAATTATAAAGGTCAAGCGCAAAAGTG GTTCCTTTTGAAGTTTACCGGGAAGGAAGAAGAGATAAACCTTTTAGGAGATGGATCGGAGAAGCCAGAATTCAAACATTGGTCTTGGATGTTACCGGAAAAAGTGGTGGAGCTA GCAGTCGATTTCAAAAGGCCTGTGTATGAACAGGTTATGAAGTTATTTAGTCCTTACCTCCAGCCAGACGCAGAAACTGAAACTAATGTCAAACTTTGTATGTATGAAATTAACTCCAGCATTGAATAG
- the LOC126676537 gene encoding uncharacterized protein LOC126676537 isoform X2 yields MMAYIFNAMIHLAVEVRLTAFKFFDLVVQHHPPAFSVYAEKVLQNYGDILRKNQFYLEDKGKLKDVLAGLVRCLSLLPSNITESVSIEKKVIDQKMLHAFEPDMPTESAEFPVIFSKIKDLLPILVSCFQDFIPLIHSMPSLDAQSFDCMLSILRSIDLVVRFLVYGTDKGNSETHHSLWDPNTLSVSLKKLFAMFPLNPVHHLSEKDDDRYFSLNIMIAETFLQLSERIYPPAVLLEKFLAFIEHALLGKVWSDTRSGRAAREKQIITLIPFIPKLVAQVTHNWKSRLLQAFKKIFLDSCPESPAKMVCLAAIEEMLFSGEGILNSDVNASEITDHQVAWIRELPLLLILLGDSHDSSSQTVLHLLLRLGQCSISNSFLALEYDNIQYSLQSFYCTYEKGNWSYGPFIKLSRESQELALCCLYYFSHLDPLLLKSIASCCFSPELDTLILFRMIEVFHSAYKAGHVQIADHISFLVTVVSCFRVVPENLSPLTEDVKTSNRGTLKSLGRVVCSCLSEMGDNSLVLLILERIIIQQILSKPPLDNANAMIRMLVALDSKPTRLSEQNIVALSNFLPRYLIDVVHNLPGDDGERMRRYFLLPCFFLLDRSHKLLTLVLNVMSSLIIDGNSLSSGDRSHYTTSHSVRIKAIVSVLLLMHRDTKIKQLISSLKSEVDLISQNICSLQTSEAHNLSVGERLKIQSALDQLRTMVSSLPQEMQIA; encoded by the exons ATGATGGCCTACATATTTAATGCAATGATTCATTTAGCAGTTGAAGTACGGCTTACAGCTTTCAAGTTCTTTGATCTTGTTGTACAACATCATCCTCCTGCATTTTCCGTATATGCTGAAAAG GTTCTCCAAAATTATGGGGATATTCTGCGGAAGAACCAATTTTATTTGGAAGACAAGGGCAAGCTCAAGGACGTGCTTGCTGGTTTAGTGCGATGCTTGTCTCTGTTGCCATCAAATATAACAGAATCTGTTTCAATTGAGAAG AAAGTCATTGACCAAAAAATGTTGCATGCTTTTGAGCCTGACATGCCTACAGAATCTGCTG AGTTTCCTGTCATCTTCAGTAAAATAAAGGATTTGCTTCCAATTCTAGTCAGTTGCTTCCAAGATTTTATTCCATTAATACATAGTATGCCATCGTTGGATGCACAATCATTTGATTGCATGCTAAGCATACTTCGGAGCATTGATCTTGTTGTCAGGTTTTTGGTTTATGGAACTGACAAGGGTAATTCAGAAACACATCATTCTTTGTGGGATCCAAATACCTTGTCTGTTTCACTAAAGAAATTGTTTGCCATGTTTCCGCTCAATCCAGTGCATCACCTTTCAGAAAAG GATGATGACAGATATTTTTCCCTGAACATAATGATCGCTGAAACATTTCTACAATTAAGTGAACGCATCTACCCTCCTGCTGTGTTACTAGAGAAATTTCTTGCATTTATAGAGCATGCACTGCTTGGAAAG GTCTGGAGTGACACAAGGTCTGGCAGAGCAGCAAGAGAAAAGCAGATAATAACACTGATTCCATTTATCCCAAAACTTGTAGCACAAGTGACCCATAATTGGAAGTCTCGTCTTCTACAG GCATTTAAGAAGATATTCCTTGATTCCTGTCCAGAGTCTCCAGCAAAGATGGTTTGCCTTGCTGCCATCGAAGAAATGCTTTTTTCT GGAGAGGGCATACTTAATTCAGATGTAAATGCTTCAGAAATTACGGACCATCAAGTTGCTTGGATCAGAGAGCTGCCTCTGTTGCTAATCCTCTTAGGTGACAGTCATGATTCCTCTTCCCAG ACTGTGCTGCATCTTCTGCTTCGCCTGGGTCAATGTTCTATTAGCAACTCCTTCCTGGCACTGGAATATGACAACATCCAGTACTCACTGCAAAGTTTTTACTGCACGTATGAGAAAG GGAATTGGAGCTATGGTCCTTTCATCAAACTCTCGAGGGAATCTCAAGAACTCGCTCTTTGTTGTCTTTACTATTTCTCTCACCTGGATCCACTTCTGCTGAAATCTATAGCTTCTTGTTGTTTTT CTCCTGAGTTGGATACTTTGATATTGTTTCGGATGATAGAGGTTTTTCATTCAGCCTATAAGGCAGGCCATGTTCAGATAGCTGATCACATTAGCTTCTTGGTCACTGTGGTCTCCTGTTTCAGAGTTGTCCCAG AAAATTTATCTCCTTTAACAGAAGATGTGAAGACCTCGAATCGTGGAACTCTCAAGTCATTGGGCAGGGTTGTTTGCTCTTGTCTGTCAGAGATGGGTGATAATTCTCTAGTTCTCCTGATACTGGAGAGAATAATAATTCAGCAGATT TTATCGAAGCCACCTCTAGACAATGCCAATGCTATGATCAGAATGCTTGTTGCACTGGACTCCAAACCCACAAGACTCTCTGAACAGAATATTGTTGCTTTGAGCAATTTCCTTCCAAGATATCTAATTGATGTTGTCCAT AATCTTCCAGGAGATGATGGTGAGCGAATGAGGCGCTATTTTCTTCTTCCTTGCTTTTTCTTGTTGGATAGAAGCCACAAACTTCTAACTCTTGTGTTGAATGTGATGAGCTCGTTGATTATCGATGGTAATTCACTGTCATCTGGTGATCGTTCACATTACACCACCAGCCATTCAGTCAGGATAAAGGCTATTGTTTCCGTCCTACTGCTGATGCATAGGGATACAAAGATTAAGCAACTTATTTCTTCATTGAAGTCTGAAGTTGACCTTATTTCACAAAACATATGCTCTTTACAG ACGTCGGAGGCACATAATCTGAGTGTTGGAGAAAGGCTGAAAATACAAAGTGCATTAGATCAACTAAGGACTATGGTTAGTTCTTTACCTCAGGAGATGCAAATAGCGTAG
- the LOC126676596 gene encoding protein CHROMOSOME TRANSMISSION FIDELITY 7 isoform X3 produces MQSKINSFFKPSSSSPPPKLNPDTSVPQISDDGTDDLALWEKAQHQFLNIYHRRSPKLANGAESNKGDELTKPVSMDLNLNVKQRSKAINNKRSYAQFYLDLGQSDFNLKACSVCGVKYAPGEEGDEKEHKVFHKNYTCGVQFKGFRNERVVRVPCDGGGRIVLVSDCDSSAQRNKVQEVVSMMEIELGGGWIFHKLCKVYLYISSQRVAGCLVAEPIKEAFKVLPRAEDERLRSASNKKSKLNATTLRFGEIILQREITKKVSTVDSLNELSGNQNGAIICEEDAEPAICGIRAIWVTPSNRRKRIATQLLDAARRSFCMGYSVEQSQLAFSPPSAAGKALASTYTGTSSFLVYKPIAVNNQKLH; encoded by the exons ATGCAATCCAAAATAAACTCCTTTTTCAAACCTTCCTCTTCTTCGCCTCCTCCAAAACTCAACCCAGACACCTCCGTACCTCAAATTTCCGACGACGGTACCGACGATTTGGCTCTCTGGGAGAAAGCCCAACACCAATTTCTCAACATTTACCACCGCAGATCTCCGAAATTAGCTAATGG AGCTGAGTCTAACAAAGGAGACGAGTTAACAAAACCAGTCTCAATGGATTTGAATTTAAATGTAAAGCAAAGATCCAAAGCGATAAACAATAAAAGAAGTTATGCACAATTCTATTTGGACTTGGGTCAATCTGATTTCAATTTGAAAGCTTGTTCTGTATGTGGAGTTAAGTATGCGCCGGGAGAAGAAGGAGATGAGAAAGAACATAAAGTATTTCATAAGAATTACACTTGTGGAGTTCAATTCAAG GGTTTTCGGAACGAAAGGGTTGTTCGTGTGCCTTGTGATGGAGGGGGTCGGATTGTTTTGGTGTCGGATTGTGACTCTTCTGCTCAGAGAAATAAG GTTCAGGAAGTAGTGAGTATGATGGAAATTGAGCTTGGAGGTGGATGGATTTTTCATAAGCTCTGTAAG GTGTATCTATATATTTCATCTCAGAGAGTTGCTGGTTGTTTAGTTGCTGAACCAATAAAAGAAGCATTCAAAGTTCTTCCACGCGCAGAAGATGAAAGATTGAGGAGTGCCTCtaataagaaatcaaaattaaacgCAACCACTCTTCGATTTGGAGAAATTATATTGCAGAGAGAAATCACTAAGAAAGTCTCCACTGTTGATTCTCTTAATGAGTTGAGTGGAAACCAGAATGGAGCTATTATTTGTGAAGAAGACGCTGAGCCTGCAATTTGTGGCATTAGAGCAATATGGGTCACTCCCTCTAACAGAAGAAAACGCATTGCCACCCAGCTACTTGATGCTGCGAG GAGAAGCTTTTGCATGGGTTATAGTGTTGAACAATCTCAATTAGCATTTTCACCGCCTTCAGCTGCTGGAAAGGCATTGGCATCAACTTATACAGGCACTTCATCATTCCTGGTATACAAGCCTATAGCAGTTAACAATCAAAAGCTACACTAA
- the LOC126678055 gene encoding nudix hydrolase 27, chloroplastic-like isoform X1: MESCEFARNLGVYRVIGPNYPSKTIEFSGVPLVVTWRGNKPGRVCLRRRVLALESPPQGYRKNVGICLVNPNKQIFAASRINIPDTWQMPQGGADEGEDLRHAAIRELREETGVTSAEFLAEAPYWLTYDFPTQIRHRLNRRWGTNYKGQAQKWFLLKFTGKEEEINLLGDGSEKPEFKHWSWMLPEKVVELAVDFKRPVYEQVMKLFSPYLQPDAETETNVKLCMYEINSSIE; the protein is encoded by the exons ATGGAGTCGTGTGAGTTTGCACGAAATCTCGGGGTTTATCGGGTTATAGGACCGAATTACCCTTCGAAAACCATCGAATTTTCGGGGGTGCCATTGGTGGTGACGTGGAGGGGGAATAAACCGGGGAGAGTGTGTTTAAGAAGAAGAGTGTTGGCATTGGAAAGTCCACCTCAAGGGTATAGGAagaacgttgggatttgtttggtTAATCCAAATAAACAG ATATTTGCAGCTTCCAGAATTAATATACCAGATACATGGCAAATGCCTCAg GGCGGTGCTGATGAAGGTGAGGATCTTAGACATGCAGCAATAAGAGAATTGAGGGAAGAAACCGGAGTTACTTCTGCTGAATTTCTGGCCGAG GCTCCATATTGGTTGACATATGACTTCCCCACTCAAATTCGACATAGACTTAATAGGAGATGGGGTACCAATTATAAAGGTCAAGCGCAAAAGTG GTTCCTTTTGAAGTTTACCGGGAAGGAAGAAGAGATAAACCTTTTAGGAGATGGATCGGAGAAGCCAGAATTCAAACATTGGTCTTGGATGTTACCGGAAAAAGTGGTGGAGCTA GCAGTCGATTTCAAAAGGCCTGTGTATGAACAGGTTATGAAGTTATTTAGTCCTTACCTCCAGCCAGACGCAGAAACTGAAACTAATGTCAAACTTTGTATGTATGAAATTAACTCCAGCATTGAATAG
- the LOC126676596 gene encoding protein CHROMOSOME TRANSMISSION FIDELITY 7 isoform X1 gives MQSKINSFFKPSSSSPPPKLNPDTSVPQISDDGTDDLALWEKAQHQFLNIYHRRSPKLANGENRAESNKGDELTKPVSMDLNLNVKQRSKAINNKRSYAQFYLDLGQSDFNLKACSVCGVKYAPGEEGDEKEHKVFHKNYTCGVQFKGFRNERVVRVPCDGGGRIVLVSDCDSSAQRNKVQEVVSMMEIELGGGWIFHKLCKVYLYISSQRVAGCLVAEPIKEAFKVLPRAEDERLRSASNKKSKLNATTLRFGEIILQREITKKVSTVDSLNELSGNQNGAIICEEDAEPAICGIRAIWVTPSNRRKRIATQLLDAARRSFCMGYSVEQSQLAFSPPSAAGKALASTYTGTSSFLVYKPIAVNNQKLH, from the exons ATGCAATCCAAAATAAACTCCTTTTTCAAACCTTCCTCTTCTTCGCCTCCTCCAAAACTCAACCCAGACACCTCCGTACCTCAAATTTCCGACGACGGTACCGACGATTTGGCTCTCTGGGAGAAAGCCCAACACCAATTTCTCAACATTTACCACCGCAGATCTCCGAAATTAGCTAATGG GGAAAACAGAGCTGAGTCTAACAAAGGAGACGAGTTAACAAAACCAGTCTCAATGGATTTGAATTTAAATGTAAAGCAAAGATCCAAAGCGATAAACAATAAAAGAAGTTATGCACAATTCTATTTGGACTTGGGTCAATCTGATTTCAATTTGAAAGCTTGTTCTGTATGTGGAGTTAAGTATGCGCCGGGAGAAGAAGGAGATGAGAAAGAACATAAAGTATTTCATAAGAATTACACTTGTGGAGTTCAATTCAAG GGTTTTCGGAACGAAAGGGTTGTTCGTGTGCCTTGTGATGGAGGGGGTCGGATTGTTTTGGTGTCGGATTGTGACTCTTCTGCTCAGAGAAATAAG GTTCAGGAAGTAGTGAGTATGATGGAAATTGAGCTTGGAGGTGGATGGATTTTTCATAAGCTCTGTAAG GTGTATCTATATATTTCATCTCAGAGAGTTGCTGGTTGTTTAGTTGCTGAACCAATAAAAGAAGCATTCAAAGTTCTTCCACGCGCAGAAGATGAAAGATTGAGGAGTGCCTCtaataagaaatcaaaattaaacgCAACCACTCTTCGATTTGGAGAAATTATATTGCAGAGAGAAATCACTAAGAAAGTCTCCACTGTTGATTCTCTTAATGAGTTGAGTGGAAACCAGAATGGAGCTATTATTTGTGAAGAAGACGCTGAGCCTGCAATTTGTGGCATTAGAGCAATATGGGTCACTCCCTCTAACAGAAGAAAACGCATTGCCACCCAGCTACTTGATGCTGCGAG GAGAAGCTTTTGCATGGGTTATAGTGTTGAACAATCTCAATTAGCATTTTCACCGCCTTCAGCTGCTGGAAAGGCATTGGCATCAACTTATACAGGCACTTCATCATTCCTGGTATACAAGCCTATAGCAGTTAACAATCAAAAGCTACACTAA